From the Pseudomonas baltica genome, one window contains:
- a CDS encoding NAD(P)/FAD-dependent oxidoreductase, which yields MPILESEQRTVVVIGAGPAGAIAAALLKRKGHDVLIVERQQFPRFSIGESLLSHCLDFVEEAGMLDAVQAAGFQMKNGAAFAWGEQYSAFDFGDTFSAGKPTTFQVQRASFDKLLADQASAQGVEIRYEQAIIAADFSATPRLQVRREDGSEYSLEARFVLDASGYGRVLPRLLGLEKPSDFPLRQAIFTHVEDRIDHQGFDRNKILITVHPEHRDVWFWSIPFSDGRCSVGVVGAKEYFAGREGDLDACLKEFVAQTPSLHKVLVNAVWDTPARTIGGYAANVTSLHGKGFALLGNAAEFLDPVFSSGVTIAMRSASMAAGLLDAELSGAAVDWQSQFAEPLKRGVDTFRAYVEAWYDGSFQDVIFYPGSAPEIRRMISSILAGYAWDSRNPFVAEPARRLRMIAEVCAGPRA from the coding sequence ATGCCAATCCTTGAATCCGAACAGCGCACGGTCGTCGTGATCGGCGCCGGTCCCGCAGGCGCCATTGCCGCCGCCCTGCTCAAACGCAAGGGCCACGACGTGCTGATCGTCGAGCGCCAGCAGTTCCCGCGGTTTTCCATTGGCGAAAGCCTGCTGTCTCACTGCCTCGATTTCGTCGAGGAGGCCGGCATGCTCGATGCCGTCCAGGCCGCAGGCTTCCAGATGAAGAACGGCGCCGCGTTCGCCTGGGGCGAGCAGTACAGCGCCTTTGATTTCGGCGACACGTTCAGCGCCGGCAAGCCCACCACCTTCCAGGTGCAGCGGGCGAGTTTCGACAAGTTGCTCGCCGACCAGGCCAGCGCGCAGGGCGTGGAAATCCGCTATGAGCAAGCCATCATCGCCGCCGACTTCAGCGCGACGCCGCGCCTGCAAGTGCGCCGCGAAGACGGCAGTGAATATTCGCTCGAGGCGCGGTTCGTGCTCGACGCCAGCGGTTACGGCCGCGTGCTGCCACGCCTGCTAGGCCTGGAGAAGCCCTCGGACTTCCCGCTGCGCCAGGCGATCTTCACCCACGTCGAAGACCGCATCGATCACCAGGGTTTCGATCGCAACAAGATCCTCATCACCGTGCATCCCGAGCATCGCGACGTGTGGTTCTGGAGTATCCCGTTCAGCGATGGCCGCTGCTCGGTGGGCGTGGTCGGCGCCAAGGAGTACTTCGCTGGCCGCGAGGGCGATCTGGATGCCTGCCTGAAAGAGTTCGTCGCCCAGACGCCAAGCCTGCACAAGGTGCTGGTGAACGCCGTCTGGGATACCCCGGCGCGGACCATCGGCGGTTATGCCGCCAACGTCACAAGCCTGCACGGCAAGGGCTTCGCCTTGCTCGGCAACGCCGCCGAATTCCTCGACCCGGTGTTCTCCTCCGGGGTGACCATCGCCATGCGTTCGGCGAGCATGGCTGCGGGCCTGCTCGATGCCGAGCTGAGCGGCGCCGCTGTCGACTGGCAGAGCCAGTTCGCCGAGCCGCTCAAGCGTGGCGTCGATACCTTCCGCGCTTATGTCGAGGCCTGGTACGACGGCAGTTTTCAAGACGTGATCTTCTACCCCGGCAGCGCCCCGGAGATCCGCCGCATGATCAGCTCGATCCTTGCCGGCTATGCCTGGGACAGCCGCAACCCCTTCGTGGCCGAACCGGCGCGGCGCCTGCGCATGATCGCCGAAGTCTGTGCGGGTCCGCGCGCATGA
- a CDS encoding MMPL family transporter encodes MPSERLLTRAFLALLLAVALLAGWQWRHGAPVSANLMELVPSAQNASAQDSAVRQQAEERMQAPLNRELLVLVGQAERTKAVALAQHLGEQWQASGLFEKVQWTLQSDLPALRRQLLQGRLAMLPVADRQLLEQDPGAFIQQRLHSLFDPFAGFSLVPAQDDWLGLTARIQNAQPKHGLVQLDMASGALVSEADGLNWVLLRARTRGDAFDMQLPLKVTDLVDAARQQATQADARLLAASGLLYAANGQREATREMTWVGGGATLGIIVLLLLTLRRWRALLAFVPVLVGMLFGAVACVALFGKMHVMTLVLGSSLIGVAVDYPLHYLTKSWSLRPWQAWPAMRVTLVGLSLSLATSAIGYLALAFTPFPALTQIAVFSAAGLLGAYLCAVCLLPALLNGLQLQPPQWPLRLSQRLVDLRAALLRHVPSPVLLGLLLVFCGAGLWQLTVKNDIRQWIGVPPGLMQEAQAIARITGYQPTSQFFLVSGKDQQQLLERQRTLSQRLDTLVGEGHLQGYLALSQLVAPVSEQQQTRAALARLPAHWQPLIDAGLPQTGLQMELAQLQAAPAEDIDQVLAGPLGEPWRTLWLGPTSLGVSATVSLQGLGNAALLQQAADGLPGVQWVDRLGELNRLFAATQVSAAELKLASCVLIAALLVLPFGLGGAVRMICLPLLAALCSLASLGWMGQPLTLFSLFGLLLVTAISIDYAILMREQIGGAAVSLLGTLLAAATTWLSFGLLAISATPAVSNFGLSVSLGLAFSFMLAPWAAKARSDEQALP; translated from the coding sequence TTGCCCAGTGAGCGGCTTTTGACTCGCGCCTTTTTGGCTTTGCTGCTGGCGGTCGCCTTGCTGGCTGGCTGGCAGTGGCGCCATGGCGCGCCGGTGTCGGCCAACCTGATGGAGCTGGTACCGAGCGCGCAGAACGCCTCGGCCCAGGACAGCGCCGTGCGCCAGCAAGCCGAAGAACGCATGCAAGCGCCGCTCAACCGTGAGTTGCTGGTCCTGGTCGGCCAGGCTGAGCGCACCAAGGCCGTGGCCCTCGCCCAGCACCTGGGCGAGCAATGGCAGGCCAGCGGGCTGTTCGAAAAGGTCCAGTGGACACTGCAATCCGACTTGCCGGCGCTGCGTCGGCAACTGCTGCAAGGGCGCCTGGCGATGCTGCCCGTCGCTGACCGCCAGCTGCTTGAGCAAGACCCGGGAGCGTTCATCCAGCAACGCCTGCATAGCTTGTTCGACCCCTTCGCCGGCTTCAGCCTGGTGCCTGCTCAGGACGATTGGCTGGGGCTCACCGCGCGCATCCAGAACGCCCAACCCAAGCACGGCCTGGTGCAACTCGACATGGCCAGTGGCGCCCTGGTCAGCGAGGCCGATGGCCTGAACTGGGTACTGCTGCGGGCGCGTACCCGCGGCGATGCGTTCGATATGCAACTGCCGCTCAAGGTCACCGACCTGGTGGACGCCGCGCGCCAGCAGGCGACTCAGGCCGACGCCCGGTTGCTGGCCGCCAGCGGCCTGCTGTACGCCGCCAACGGTCAGCGCGAGGCCACCCGGGAGATGACCTGGGTCGGCGGTGGCGCCACCTTGGGCATCATTGTGCTGTTGCTGCTGACCTTGCGCCGCTGGCGGGCGCTGCTGGCGTTCGTGCCAGTGCTGGTGGGCATGCTGTTCGGTGCCGTGGCCTGCGTCGCGCTGTTCGGCAAGATGCACGTGATGACGCTGGTGCTGGGCTCCAGCCTGATCGGCGTGGCGGTCGATTACCCGCTGCACTATCTGACCAAAAGCTGGAGCCTGCGCCCCTGGCAAGCCTGGCCGGCGATGCGCGTGACCCTGGTCGGCCTGAGCCTGAGCCTGGCCACCAGCGCCATCGGTTACCTGGCGCTGGCGTTTACGCCCTTCCCGGCCCTGACCCAGATCGCGGTGTTTTCCGCCGCCGGCCTGCTCGGCGCGTATCTGTGCGCGGTGTGCCTGCTGCCGGCGCTGCTCAATGGCCTGCAACTGCAACCGCCGCAATGGCCGCTGCGCCTGAGCCAGCGCCTGGTCGACCTGCGCGCCGCGCTGCTGCGGCATGTGCCCAGCCCGGTGTTGCTAGGGTTGCTGTTGGTGTTCTGCGGCGCCGGCCTGTGGCAACTGACTGTCAAGAACGATATCCGCCAGTGGATCGGCGTGCCGCCAGGGCTGATGCAGGAAGCTCAGGCCATCGCGCGCATCACCGGCTACCAGCCCACCAGCCAGTTCTTTCTGGTCAGCGGCAAGGATCAACAGCAACTGCTCGAACGCCAGCGCACCTTGAGCCAGCGCCTCGACACACTGGTCGGTGAAGGCCATTTGCAAGGCTACCTGGCTCTGAGCCAACTGGTGGCGCCGGTCAGTGAGCAACAGCAGACCCGCGCGGCACTGGCCCGATTACCCGCTCATTGGCAGCCGCTGATCGACGCAGGCCTACCGCAGACAGGGTTGCAGATGGAGCTTGCGCAGTTGCAAGCCGCGCCGGCCGAAGACATCGACCAGGTGCTCGCCGGCCCCCTGGGTGAGCCGTGGCGCACCCTGTGGCTGGGCCCCACGAGCCTGGGCGTGAGTGCCACCGTCAGCCTCCAGGGCCTGGGCAATGCGGCGCTGCTGCAACAGGCGGCCGACGGCCTGCCGGGCGTGCAGTGGGTCGATCGCCTGGGCGAACTGAACCGCCTGTTCGCCGCCACGCAGGTCAGCGCCGCCGAACTCAAGCTGGCGTCCTGCGTGCTGATCGCGGCGCTGCTGGTGTTGCCGTTCGGCCTGGGCGGCGCCGTGCGGATGATCTGCCTGCCATTGCTGGCGGCGCTGTGCAGCCTCGCCAGCCTGGGCTGGATGGGGCAACCGCTGACGCTGTTCAGCCTGTTCGGCCTGTTGCTGGTCACGGCCATCAGCATCGACTACGCCATCCTCATGCGCGAGCAGATCGGCGGCGCCGCCGTGAGCCTGCTGGGCACCTTGCTGGCGGCCGCGACCACCTGGCTGTCGTTCGGCCTGCTGGCGATATCGGCCACCCCGGCGGTGAGCAACTTCGGCCTGTCCGTCAGCCTCGGCCTGGCGTTCAGCTTCATGCTCGCGCCATGGGCGGCCAAGGCCCGCAGCGACGAGCAGGCACTGCCATGA
- a CDS encoding outer membrane lipoprotein carrier protein LolA encodes MIRLLTLITLLAVTSLAQAFSIDELSQQLGKPTVVRGPFIQEKHLRALPVPLTSKGNFVLAKANGLLWLLSSPVQQDYRIDARGIARRDPGGWQVLPSRGGGAEQNQLFFAVLQGDSRQLQKDFELALQGDAQHWTLQLTPRSLLLKQIFTRIDISGGEYVERIQLAETQGDSTVLRMTNSTSSSNLSAAERADFAQ; translated from the coding sequence ATGATCCGCCTGTTGACCCTCATCACCCTGCTCGCCGTGACTAGCCTGGCCCAGGCATTCAGCATCGACGAACTGAGCCAGCAACTGGGCAAGCCCACCGTGGTGCGTGGCCCGTTCATCCAGGAAAAACACCTGCGTGCGCTGCCGGTACCGCTGACCAGCAAGGGCAACTTCGTGCTCGCCAAGGCCAACGGCCTGCTGTGGTTGCTGAGCAGCCCGGTGCAGCAGGATTACCGCATCGACGCCCGCGGCATCGCCCGTCGCGACCCCGGCGGCTGGCAAGTACTGCCCAGCCGCGGTGGCGGTGCCGAGCAGAACCAGCTGTTCTTCGCCGTGCTGCAAGGCGACAGCCGCCAGTTGCAGAAGGACTTCGAGCTGGCCCTGCAAGGCGATGCCCAGCACTGGACGCTGCAATTGACCCCGCGCTCGTTGCTGCTCAAGCAGATCTTCACCCGCATCGACATCAGCGGTGGCGAGTACGTCGAGCGCATTCAACTGGCCGAGACTCAGGGCGACAGCACCGTGCTGCGCATGACCAACAGCACCAGCAGCAGCAATTTAAGCGCAGCGGAGCGTGCCGATTTTGCCCAGTGA
- a CDS encoding acyl-CoA thioesterase, translating into MRSRGVLQVDSEILVPFFDVDSMDVVWHGHYVKYLEVARCALLDHLGHNYVDMRASGYAWPIIDMQLRYVRGAVFGQRLNVRAELVEWENRLKINYLISDAKTAERMTRATTVQVAVAIASREMQLASPQVFIDAVERALP; encoded by the coding sequence ATGCGTAGCCGCGGCGTGTTGCAGGTCGATAGCGAAATCCTCGTGCCGTTCTTCGACGTCGACAGCATGGACGTGGTCTGGCACGGCCACTACGTCAAATACCTTGAAGTGGCGCGCTGCGCGCTGCTCGACCACCTGGGCCACAACTACGTGGACATGCGCGCTTCGGGCTACGCCTGGCCGATCATCGACATGCAACTGCGCTACGTGCGCGGCGCGGTGTTCGGTCAGCGCCTGAACGTGCGCGCCGAACTGGTCGAATGGGAGAACCGCCTGAAAATCAATTATCTGATCAGCGACGCCAAGACCGCAGAGCGCATGACCCGCGCCACCACCGTACAGGTCGCCGTGGCCATCGCAAGCCGCGAAATGCAGCTGGCCTCGCCGCAAGTCTTTATCGATGCCGTGGAGCGCGCCCTGCCATGA
- a CDS encoding aromatic amino acid ammonia-lyase has protein sequence MTTPKHEPILFGQAPLAIEAILAVAKQQAPSALQSDAPYRERIAKGARFLDSLLDKEGVIYGVTTGYGDSCVVAVPLEHVEALPRHLYTFHGCGLGKTLDASATRAVLAARLQSLCHGVSGVRIELLERLHAFLEHDVLPIIPEEGSVGASGDLTPLSYVAATLSGERDVLFDGERRSAADVHRELGWQPLVLRPKEALAIMNGTAVMTGLACLAFARADYLLKLATRITALNVVALQGNPEHFDERLFAAKPHPGQMQVARWLRQDLAIEAPTPPLHRLQDRYSLRCAPHVLGVLADSLGWLRGFIETELNSANDNPIIDAEAERVLHGGHFYGGHIAFAMDSLKNLVGNVADLLDRQLALLVDVRYNHGLPSNLSGAPAERAMLNHGFKAVQIGASAWTAEALKNTMPASVFSRSTECHNQDKVSMGTIAARDALRSLELTEQVAAAALLAAQQGVWLRGRDPQARPLPPALAQMHGQLAEDFAPVIEDRALEGELRLCLQRIADQHWSLFDA, from the coding sequence ATGACCACTCCCAAGCATGAGCCGATCCTGTTCGGCCAGGCCCCTTTGGCGATCGAAGCCATCCTCGCCGTCGCCAAACAGCAGGCCCCTAGCGCCTTGCAAAGCGATGCGCCGTACCGCGAACGTATCGCCAAAGGCGCGCGCTTCCTTGACTCGTTGCTGGACAAGGAAGGCGTGATCTACGGCGTCACCACCGGCTATGGCGACTCGTGCGTGGTGGCGGTGCCCCTGGAGCATGTCGAGGCGCTGCCGCGGCATCTGTATACCTTCCACGGCTGCGGGCTGGGAAAAACCCTCGACGCCAGCGCCACCCGCGCGGTGCTCGCCGCGCGTTTGCAGTCGCTGTGCCACGGCGTATCGGGCGTGCGCATCGAGTTGCTCGAACGTCTGCACGCCTTTCTCGAACACGACGTGCTGCCGATCATTCCCGAAGAGGGCTCGGTAGGTGCCAGCGGCGACCTGACGCCACTCTCCTACGTGGCCGCGACCCTGTCCGGCGAGCGCGACGTACTGTTCGACGGTGAGCGCCGCAGCGCCGCCGATGTGCATCGCGAGCTAGGCTGGCAGCCGCTGGTGCTGCGTCCCAAAGAGGCGCTGGCAATCATGAACGGCACTGCGGTGATGACTGGCCTCGCCTGCCTGGCGTTCGCCCGCGCCGACTACCTGCTCAAGCTGGCCACCCGCATCACCGCCCTCAACGTGGTCGCCCTGCAAGGCAACCCCGAGCATTTCGACGAGCGTCTGTTCGCCGCCAAGCCCCACCCCGGGCAGATGCAGGTGGCGCGCTGGTTGCGCCAGGACCTGGCCATCGAGGCGCCGACGCCGCCCCTGCACCGTTTGCAGGATCGCTATTCGCTGCGTTGCGCGCCTCACGTCCTCGGGGTGCTGGCCGACAGCCTGGGCTGGCTGCGCGGATTCATCGAGACCGAACTCAACAGTGCCAACGACAACCCGATCATCGACGCCGAAGCCGAGCGCGTGCTGCATGGCGGGCACTTCTATGGCGGCCATATCGCCTTTGCCATGGACAGCCTGAAAAACCTGGTCGGCAACGTCGCCGACCTGCTCGACCGGCAACTGGCCCTGCTGGTAGACGTGCGTTACAACCACGGCCTGCCGAGCAACCTGTCCGGAGCCCCGGCGGAGCGCGCGATGCTCAACCATGGCTTCAAGGCGGTGCAGATCGGCGCCAGCGCCTGGACCGCCGAAGCGCTGAAAAACACGATGCCGGCCAGTGTGTTTTCGCGCTCCACCGAATGCCACAACCAGGACAAAGTCAGCATGGGCACTATCGCCGCCCGCGATGCCCTGCGCAGCCTCGAGCTCACCGAACAGGTCGCCGCCGCCGCGCTGCTGGCCGCCCAGCAAGGCGTATGGCTGCGCGGTCGCGACCCACAAGCGCGCCCATTGCCACCCGCCCTGGCGCAGATGCACGGGCAACTGGCCGAAGACTTCGCGCCGGTGATCGAAGACCGCGCGCTGGAGGGCGAGCTGCGCCTGTGCCTGCAGCGCATCGCCGATCAGCACTGGAGCCTGTTCGATGCGTAG
- a CDS encoding glycosyl transferase, translating to MSEQKHWADHQERGSFWLMKLTALAVKLLGRRLLSPILYGIVLYFFVFGKRARQSIWEYQRRLAVSSGLAILQPSLRSVFGQFMAFADALLDKLDVWNGRLRLEQIRIVDPANLRPAMRGARGQLLVGAHLGNLEVCRALAELGEKVTMNVLVHTRHAERFNRLLGEAGATNLRLVQVSELNPAVMLQLSERLDRGEWLAIAGDRVPLHGGRHVRVDFLGAPAAFPQGPWLLAGLLKCPLNLFFCLKQQGRYHVILEPFAEQVQWKRNDRDQVIAQWVGQYAKRLEHYCQQAPQQWFNFYPFWKADDHSQA from the coding sequence ATGAGCGAGCAAAAGCACTGGGCTGACCATCAGGAGCGCGGCAGTTTCTGGCTGATGAAACTCACCGCCCTGGCCGTCAAGCTCCTGGGCCGACGGCTGCTGAGCCCGATTCTGTACGGCATCGTCCTGTATTTCTTTGTCTTCGGTAAACGTGCGCGCCAGAGCATCTGGGAGTATCAGCGCCGACTCGCCGTCAGTAGCGGGCTGGCGATTCTGCAGCCAAGCCTGCGCTCGGTGTTCGGGCAATTCATGGCCTTCGCCGACGCGCTGCTCGACAAACTCGACGTGTGGAACGGTCGCCTGCGCCTGGAGCAGATCCGGATCGTCGATCCGGCCAACCTGCGTCCGGCCATGCGCGGCGCCCGCGGGCAACTGCTGGTGGGCGCGCATCTGGGCAATCTGGAGGTGTGCCGAGCGCTTGCCGAGCTGGGTGAAAAGGTCACCATGAACGTGTTGGTGCATACCCGCCACGCCGAGCGCTTCAACCGCCTGCTGGGCGAAGCGGGCGCCACCAACCTGCGACTCGTCCAGGTCAGCGAGTTGAACCCGGCAGTGATGCTGCAACTGAGCGAGCGCCTGGATCGCGGCGAATGGCTGGCCATCGCTGGTGATCGCGTGCCGCTGCATGGCGGCCGTCACGTGCGCGTCGACTTCCTTGGCGCGCCAGCCGCCTTCCCGCAGGGGCCCTGGCTGCTGGCCGGGCTGCTCAAGTGTCCGCTCAATCTGTTTTTCTGTCTCAAGCAGCAGGGCCGCTACCACGTCATTCTCGAACCCTTCGCCGAGCAGGTGCAGTGGAAGCGTAACGACCGCGATCAGGTGATCGCCCAGTGGGTCGGCCAGTACGCCAAGCGCCTGGAGCACTATTGCCAGCAGGCACCGCAGCAATGGTTCAACTTCTACCCTTTCTGGAAAGCCGATGACCACTCCCAAGCATGA